One region of Sulfurisphaera ohwakuensis genomic DNA includes:
- a CDS encoding AbrB/MazE/SpoVT family DNA-binding domain-containing protein produces the protein MYRLKVRKKGIIVIPKEIRDKFNIKEGDEVNVVVDNEGIYIFPKESIEKYFGSDKDAIQALKILEEERRKEREKSNA, from the coding sequence ATGTATAGGTTAAAAGTTCGTAAGAAAGGAATAATAGTAATACCTAAAGAGATTAGAGATAAGTTTAACATAAAGGAGGGTGATGAAGTAAACGTCGTAGTTGACAATGAAGGTATTTACATATTTCCTAAAGAGAGTATTGAAAAATATTTCGGAAGCGATAAGGATGCTATACAAGCTTTAAAAATTTTAGAAGAAGAGAGGAGAAAAGAACGTGAAAAAAGTAATGCTTGA
- a CDS encoding OsmC family protein, translating into MEFSISLYGDFENPTVEIPGRREKASKLYLEAPLYAFLISIPHCIAEAFESIAKKEGIKIKDCKVRAVYEIDEKQFMLGYPVIKKIKVFIYNSGCTSEELEEMIRKVKRECPIYLSFSEKIEILPGN; encoded by the coding sequence ATGGAATTTAGTATTAGTTTATATGGTGACTTTGAAAATCCAACCGTAGAAATACCGGGTAGAAGAGAAAAAGCTAGCAAATTATATCTAGAGGCACCTTTATATGCGTTTCTTATCTCAATACCTCATTGCATAGCTGAAGCTTTTGAAAGCATAGCTAAAAAAGAGGGAATTAAGATTAAGGATTGTAAAGTTAGAGCTGTATACGAGATTGATGAAAAACAATTTATGCTAGGATATCCTGTTATAAAGAAGATAAAAGTTTTTATATATAATAGTGGTTGTACATCAGAAGAATTAGAAGAGATGATACGTAAAGTAAAAAGGGAATGTCCAATTTATCTAAGTTTTTCAGAAAAAATAGAAATTTTACCTGGTAATTAA